From the genome of Mycoplasma anserisalpingitidis, one region includes:
- a CDS encoding signal peptidase II — MNKFQSKWNDFVKYLKNNKKQIIINYCIFIVLFIVLLLIDQLTKTFIFVHGDVNKLNSDGLVYINGYWTNPETINYKSVVNYGIFGIRSIWHRGVTFLPSSFNITIIQIVSVLIFIFCIFVPLMINKKLTIFICLIASGDFGNMLDRFIFNEFVKDIFYLPWVDKGTFNLADVWVMLGAVLIFVYLLYELVLDMVKRKKNAE; from the coding sequence ATGAATAAATTTCAGTCAAAATGAAATGATTTTGTTAAATATTTAAAAAATAACAAAAAGCAAATAATAATAAATTATTGTATATTCATAGTTTTATTTATAGTTTTACTTTTAATTGACCAATTAACAAAAACTTTTATTTTTGTGCATGGTGATGTTAATAAATTAAATTCAGATGGATTGGTTTATATAAATGGATATTGAACTAATCCAGAAACTATAAATTACAAAAGTGTAGTAAATTATGGAATTTTTGGTATAAGATCAATTTGACACAGAGGAGTAACCTTTCTTCCAAGTTCTTTTAATATAACAATAATACAAATTGTTAGTGTCTTGATATTTATTTTTTGCATATTTGTTCCGTTAATGATAAATAAAAAATTAACGATTTTTATCTGTCTGATTGCTTCAGGAGATTTTGGGAATATGCTTGATAGATTCATATTTAATGAATTTGTTAAAGATATTTTCTACTTACCATGGGTTGATAAAGGAACTTTTAATTTAGCTGATGTATGAGTTATGTTAGGAGCAGTTCTAATATTTGTGTATCTTTTGTATGAATTAGTTTTAGATATGGTCAAGAGGAAAAAAAATGCTGAATAA